Proteins encoded in a region of the Falco rusticolus isolate bFalRus1 chromosome 10, bFalRus1.pri, whole genome shotgun sequence genome:
- the LIN7C gene encoding protein lin-7 homolog C, whose translation MAALGEPVRLERDICRAIELLEKLQRSGEVPPQKLQALQRVLQSEFCNAVREVYEHVYETVDISSSPEVRANATAKATVAAFAASEGHSHPRVVELPKTEEGLGFNIMGGKEQNSPIYISRIIPGGIADRHGGLKRGDQLLSVNGVSVEGEHHEKAVELLKAAQGKVKLVVRYTPKVLEEMESRFEKMRSAKRRQQN comes from the exons ATGGCGGCGTTGGGCGAGCCGGTGCGCCTGGAGCGAG aCATCTGCAGAGCAATTGAGTTGCTGGAAAAATTACAGAGAAGTGGAGAAGTGCCACCACAAAAGCTACAGGCTTTGCAAAGGGTCCTTCAAAGTGAATTCTGTAATGCTGTAAGGGAG GTGTACGAACACGTATACGAAACTGTGGATATCAGCAGTAGCCCAGAAGTTAGAGCTAATGCAACAGCAAAG GCCACCGTAGCTGCATTTGCTGCTAGCGAAGGTCATTCCCATCCCAGAGTGGTTGAACTACCCAAAACCGAAGAAGGTCTTGGATTCAACATTATGGGAGGCAAAGAACAAAATTCTCCAATCTATATCTCTCGAATTATCCCTGGCGGTATAGCTGATAGACATGGAGGCCTGAAACGTGGAGAccagctgctttctgtaaaCGGAGTG AGTGTCGAAGGTGAACACCACGAAAAAGCAGTAGAACTGCTGAAGGCAGCTCAAGGAAAGGTTAAATTAGTTGTGCGATACACACCAAAGGTCCTGGAAGAAATGGAGTCGAGATTTGAAAAAATGAGATCGGCCAAACGCAGGCAGCAAAATTAA